From the Nodularia sphaerocarpa UHCC 0038 genome, the window CAGAGGGCGCAGATACATTAAAAACCGCCTGGCGATTTCCCATTGATACTGATAACAACGGTAAATTTGATACCTATACACTCTATGGGATTTACTTTAAAACTCCCCCAGTCAGTGGTAATCAATATAGCCGTGCCAGAACTCCTTTAGAAGCCAGAACTCCACCCATGACACAAGGGAACCTAGATCCCACTTGTGGTGATGGTACGAGCGCTATTCTGGTAGGTAATACAGGTTGGATTAAACAAAACAACGAGTTAAGAAAATCCTTTTTTGTTTATACAGCCACAGTCCCAATTACATCCGACCCACAAGCAGATACCACAATTCCGGCGGCAGATCGAGATAAATACGAACAGTACCAAGGTAACAAATCTATCGCCGCCTTAGAATATCAGCAAGACAGATTACAAATACCACCAAATAATAATGCTGTTGTTTATGAAGATGACATCATCCTCAGCCCCGGTCCCACTTTTAACTTAAATGGGGCAATCTTCACCAACAGCAACTTCCTGAATAGTGGTATAAATGGTGGACAGATAACATTGCATCAAGTTAGTGCTAATAGTTCTTGTTACTACGAAGCTAGAAATGCCAAAATCTTTGTGGGTGGTAATTTAGCACTTGGTTCACCTGGAACAGCTCATTCTACAAATCGTACACCCATAGTTCATTTATTCAATGGTAAAACTAATGCCGTTATCACTAAGACTTGGGAAAGGTCAGTTATTAATAGCAATAGTCCCGGAGATACATCCTATAACTACCTCGCCTATCAAAGGCGCATTGAAAGTCTAGTAGATGAACAGTTTGATAACAGCGCAAATAGTGATCCATCTGAGGTTAGACAAGGTATTGAAAAGCGGAGGCAAGATTTAGGTTTAGCAAGTTATACACAAGAAGAATCCGATAACATTCGTCGCCAACAACTAGAAATTTATTTTAAAAGGCGCACTCGTCGTGTACCTTATCGAGAAGTTGCCTTTAATGCAACCGACACCGCTCCTACCCCACTGCTCCAGGGTGAAGGTGAAAGTTTGCGTCCTAACGATACATGGATTTATCCCACTAATCCAAACAATGGCACAAATGGTACTAACTACACCGAACTATCACTCAATATCAGCAATGGATCGCTAGAACCCAAGGCCTCAGACCCAGAAGAAATCAGGAGAAATGGTGGGAGAGAAGCCGAATTAGGTGACAGAGTTATAGTGGGTAACAACTTACCTGAACTCTGGTGGGATAACGCAAAACAAAAATTTGTGGGGCCAGGTTTTGAGGATACTCAAGCAATTAGTAACGTTGAATGGGACCAGCCAACTGATACAGAAGAAACCCGTGACCGACGTACTACAGTCCAAACATTAGCTGATGTAGGCTCCACAGGCCGGGATGGAGAATGGGAATTAGACGCAGCCAGAGTCCCAGGAGACCCCACAGAACCTGTTGGTGGTTTGCGAGTCGTGACTGGTGCAGGGATTTATTTACATAGGGAAGGTACTCCCTCGCGTTTCGTGACCGAGATCACAAACATTTGGCCGGATACAAATCCAGTACCTCAAGTGCCAGCACCAGTAACTCAATTACAAGGGAGAGAAGAAGTTGACGGTAGACTTATTAAACCTGGGAGCATTCGACCATATTGGATGTATTCTGGTCTAATTACAGACCCCAACAAAGACCCCTCATTAATCACATATAAATGGCGTGAATTTGTAGATGACCCCGAAACAGATGATAAAGATGAACAAGTTAATACTCCATATCTGCAAATGCGGGCTACGGCAGTCTATCACTACAAACAGGATGGATACAATGCACAAAATCCTCGACCTATAGCTTGTGTAAGTAGTTTTTATGTTCCGACTAACATTATTACAGCTAGGAATCAGGACAGCTTTAATGGCTATCTCTTACCCACTGCGGTAGATATTCAGAACGATGCGAATGGTCTATCCAACAACGGTATAGTCTACCCACCACCTCCGAGACTGGAAGACACCAACTATCGCCGACTCCTAGAATATGAGTCTCAATTAAGATATCCACCGGAACCAGGAGTTTTACCGGCGAATGCACGTTTAATAGATGATGGACTACTAGCAAGAGCCTTAGCAAAAGCAGCAGCCAATCGCACTCTTTCAGAGCAGTCTGCTATTGATGCTCAAATCTGCGCTATAGAAATCAGATATAACACCGCTTTTCAACCTGTCATCACTACTCCCCCAATTCCTCACGGTGCAATTAGAGAAACAACCTTCTTAGCTCACAGAGAAATTAAGCAAAACAGTAAGCCTGGGACTACTACTCCGGAAATCTATGATCTGCCCATTAGGGACAGACAAATGATCGAAACGCGAGCTACAGTCCTAGACTTAGACCAACTTCGCCAAAAACGCATCGGTGGCGCTAACCCAGCCCAAGAATACTTACTACCCAATAGCGGTTTGATCTATGCTACTCGTGATGATGCATTGCCCGATCAGAGTAATAACACTCCTTCTTTAAGTCCTTTAGACTATAGACTAGATCCGACTCGTCGTCCTAACGCCATTATGCTTGTCAATGGTCGAAAACTGTGGAGAGAGGAAACTTACCGAGATGCGGAAAAAGGATTGATCTTAGCTACAAACTTGCCGGCATATATTAAAGGTGACTTTAATAGACATGGCGACTTTGGCACAGGTCTTCAACAAGAATTCACGCAAACACTAAATGATAATTGGAGTAATTTCTACGGTCGCAGCACACTCAATCCTAATTTTGCCTGTCGTAGAGGTGACCCCAGACTCCCTGATTGTACTGTGGGTGATGAATGGCGACCAGCCACTGTGTTAGCGGATGTTGTTACCTTACTCTCTGGAACTTTTCAAGACGGATTCCGTGATCAAGGTGATTTTGATTGGAGTGATCAATCAGAATGGGTAGATACAACAGTCGGTCCTGATGAACGTTTTTCATTCATTCCTTCAGGCATCAGGGACCAATTTTCAGAAGTTAATAACTTTGTCACACAAGCTAACTGGGCTGATTTTGACACCCGTCAACCCCGCTACTTTAGCTCTTACTTGAATAACTTTGTCACACCCATTAATCTGAGGGCTACACCAGGTTCATATCTCACAGAAGTTTGTCCTTTAAGTAATATCAGTAATGGAAGAGGAACAACACGAGCGGGCGTAGATGTAGATGTAGCAGTTTACTGTAGCCAGCCTCTTAACTGGACTATTCAGACATCCTGTGGTCAAGGTGGAGGGAATACTTTTTGGAATGGGCAAATTGTCGGTAGAAATGGAGATCCTGGAAACAGTAGGCTGAAAACCGGATATATCTTCGATGATCCAGCAACCTTTGGAAATACAAATGGAAATGAGTGTTTTGATAATGATGCTCCCCGCAGAATAGCCTTCCTGAGAGATGAAACTACGGGAGCAATAAATTCACCACTTCAAGTTTTAGGTGTGAGGAACGATAATCGGAGAATCGACATCTTCGATTTTCCCAATTCTGGCAACAATATCATGCCAGCACCTAACAACTACTCCATGCCTTGGTTAGCACCAACCATAACTAATGGACAAATCACGGCACTTGAACCAATATTACAACTCAGACATCCTTTTGCTACTCCTGCTAATCCAGGGAACAATGATGATGTAACATCCAACCGCAACGGCAACTGGTTACAACCTGCGAATAATCCTGCGATTACGAATACTCTAATTAATCCTAATCCTAGTGAGAGTACTTTCAACTTAATTGTGGCTGCTGGAGATACCCCCTCCCGTGCTGGCGGTACTGCCGAAGATAATGGTGGTTTGCATAACTTTGTCCGCTTTATGGAACACTGGCACCATCGAAATCCGCAAGTTATAACCAGGATTAGCGGGGCGTTCATGCAGGTGAAAAAGAGTGCCTATGCTACAGGTTCATTTACTACAGCTTTCTCCAACGGAACCAATGGTGAACTCAATTATCGGGTTGGGATTAATGGCGGTAGAGGTACTGGTTACATTCCTCCTGTCAGAGGCTGGGGTTATGATGTAGCACTGCTGTCTCAATCCCCTGACTTATTTGCCCAAAAACTGGTAATAACACCACCTGATTTACCAGATGAATACTTCCGGGAAGTTGGACGAGATGACCCCTGGGTGGCGACATTGTTATGTGCTAAAAAAACGGCGGATAATCTTCTTGCCATCCCAACTAATACTCAATGTCAATAAAACTCAGAAGCTGGTGATTAGTCATGATTAAATCCCAACCACAAGCAAAAAGTTCATCTTCTAGTGATTCTGGTTTTACGATTATTGAATCACTCTTAGGGGTAATTGTAGTTGCCATTTTATTGGCAGCTATATCTCCCGTGCTTGTAATGTCAACAGCTACCCGTGTGCAGTCTCGACGCATGGAAAAAGCAACTCAAGCCACAAATACATTAATTGATGGTTTGAGAACTGGCTTAATTCAAGCCCCAGGTTCATACAATGCAGCCAACAAAATTGAATTACCAGCAGTAAACGCAGATCAACCTAGAGCGCTGGGAGAAAATTTAATTACTCTCACAACCATGCCGATACCGACGAATACGACAAATTTGTATCTCTTTAAAAAAGATGACAGCATTTGCCATACTAGTGAGGCTGATTGTAACTTACAAAGCCCAAGTGAGGAGTTTTACATTCAAGCACGTCAAATTATTGTGGATGATAATGGCGCTCTACCCAATCCCAATAAGGGTTATCGTCTAGTAATGCGGCTTTATCGAGGAGATGTTGATTTTACTCGGCCTTTGTTAGCTAGTAGTAATGCTGGGAACAATACAGCATCTGTTGTATCTGAAGGACTGGGGAATAGGCAAGCCCCACTGATTGAAAGAACAGTCGATATTGCCAATATTGCAACTTCATTTCAGGATTTATGTCAGCGTCTTGGCATAGCACGTGACAGCGCTGGAAATAATCAAAACTGTGAATAATTAGATAAAAACTTGGTTTGTAGTGAGGGATTTATCCCTCCTACATTTTTTAGGACTAAAGTCCTAACTACGAACTCAATGGGGATTTATCTCTCCTACATTTTTTAGGACTAAAGTCCTAACTACGAACTCAATGGGGATTTATCCCTCCTGCATTTTTTAGGACTAAAGTCCTAACTACGAACTAAATGGGGATTTATCCCTCTTACACTTTTTAGGACTAAAGTCCTAACTACGAACTCAATGGGGATTTATCCCTCCTACATTTTTTAGGACTAAAGTCCTAACTACGAACTCAATGGGGATTTATCCCTCTTGCATTTTTTAGGACTAAAGTCCTAACTACGAACTCAATGGGGATTTATCCCTCCTACATTTTTTAGGACTAAAGTCCTAACTACGAACTCAATGGGGATTTATCCCTCCTACATTTTTTAGGACTAAAGTCCCAACTACGAACTAAATGGGGATTTATCCCTGCTGCATTTTTTAGGACTAAAGTCCTAACTACGAACTAAATAGGGAGAGATTCATGATTATGAAGATGTTGAAATTTCTACTGAGGAGCCAAATCAAAAGCTCCAAAGTTATGCAGAAACCTGGTGGTTTTACTCTCATTGAATTATTAGTAGCTGCGCTGATTGCATCTATTATCATCACACCATTATTAGGTTTTATGGTGAGTGTGATGCGTACAGACCGCCAAGAGCAAGCTAAAGCCAATTCTGAGCAAGAAATTCAAACTGCTCTCAATTACATTTCCCGTGAGTTAAAGCAAGCGGTGTATATCTATGATGCTGATGGTGTTGAAGCAATCAGAGACCAATTACCTTATGCAGACGATAACCAAAAGTCACCAGTCCTGGTTTTTTGGAAACGAGATTTAGTTCGAGAGGTGATAGCTGCTGCTACTGGAGACAGAGATGATGCTTTTGTTTACTCCCTAGTGGCATACTATTTAATCAAAGATAGTACTGCTAGTCCTACTTGGTCAAACGCATCTCGCATCGCTAGATGGCAAATTCAAGATGGTGTCATAGCTAGAACTGGTGGTGTCAGTTGTGACGGATATGATACTGAGATTAAATATATTACAGGTAACTGTCCCAATGAAGGTTTTGCTTCCTTTACACAGCAATTAGAGGAGGTTGGAAGTTTAGAGCAAGCGATGAACCAATGGCAAAAAAACCCGGATCGACCCTATAATTTGAACTTTAATAAGCTCACAGTTTTAACTGACTATATTGATCAAACTCCAATTCTCACAGGATCTCCAAATTGTCCGGCTGATTTTACAAGTCCTCCAGTTACACCAGGAAATATCACAGGGTTTTATGCTTGTGTAGATGTAGAAAACGTAACAGCACAGGTATTTATCCGAGGTAATGCACTGGCTCGCTTAGAAAGTAATCCCAATAATATCAACTACTCTGCGGCTAATAGTAGTTATTTTCCTAAAACAAGTGTGAGAACTCAAGGACGCGGATTCATATTTAGATAAATCTTTTAAATTAAAGGAGCGAGCTATGGCTGCTGATTACATAAGAGAAAAGTTGAATATCAAATTATTCCCACTTCATGGCAGGAATGGAAACCGTAAACTACGAGTTTTAGCATCTGAATACAATCAGCAAGATGCTGGTTTTACTATGCTAGAAATGATCGCTGTGGCAATTATAGTGGGAATTTTAGCTGCGATTGTAGCTCCAGGATGGCTGGGTTTTGTGAATAGACAACGGGTAAATAAAGCTAATGATGCTGTTTTATCTGCTTTACTGCAAGCACACCGAGAAGCTCAAAGGAACGGCCTTGATTACAGTGTTAGTTTTAGAACTGATAATAATGATATTCCCCAAGTTGCAGTTTATCAAGGTGCAACACCAAGCAATTGGCGTAACTTAGGTGAGGGTTTGGGAATTCAACCTGATAAAATTGCCATTTTAACAAATCTGACTGCTACCAATGAAACTGATACCGATGGTGCTTTAAATCTAACTTACAATTTAACTGGTACTAAAACTATTACCTTTGATTACCTAGGAAGTTTGCCAGATGCTGAACTTGGCGGAACAGATGAAGATAGCGAAGGCTTAAAAATTGCTGTAGTTCTACGCGGTGCTGCGACTTCTGCATCAGCTAATGATCTGAAGCGATGTGTGATTGTCAAAACTCTCTTAGGCTCAATGAACACAGAGAAAGATGATAAATGTAATTAAATCAATGGTCTTTTCTTAAAACCAAATGATAAAATTCAGTGTAAATACGGTATATTAAACTGCTCCTGCATAGCAAAATTGAAGCATCAGGAGCAGTTTTTTTATATTGATTTTATGCTATGAAAAAATAAATATAAATTCTAGAGTTTTAAAGATGTTTAAAACATTGAAAAATTAAATAAGCAAATTTCTCAATAATTAGATCAAAGCAAATACTAACAATGAAGGTATATAAAAATTCACATAATTACTTTCAAAGTATAAAATCTTGCCATGCAAACTTGAGTCATGGTTTTACTCTGCTAGAAACATTAAGCGTTATTTTGATGATAGGGATATTATCAGCGATCGCAGCACCTACTTGGTTAGGTTTTGTCCAAACTCAACGCCTCAACACTGGACAAGATCAAGTATACAGGGCTATGCGCCAAGCCCAAAGCCAAGCTAAAAAGGAACAATTAACTTTTCAAGCTAGTTTCCGTGAACAAAATGGTATTGTTCAATGGGCGGTTCATCCTGGTACTGTTAACCCTTCTAATGCTAACTGGAACAATTTAAACTCGAATATCTGCCTTGATCCTCAAAGTACTTTGCAACTCTCAAATGGTGTGAGACGAATCCAATTTGATTACATAGGTAATGTCAGACAACCACCTCTAGGAAAGATAACTCTATCTAGCAACTGCGGTGGTCAAGTCAAGCGTTGCGTGATTGTTTCCACGATTTTAGGGGCAATGCGAACAGCAAAGGACAATGATTGCGATTAAAATATTTTAAGTTAATTACTTAAGATATCCTGTGCTGAAATCATCAGACATTGCTCAACAGCACTTAATTATTTTTACGCGCTACCCAGAAGCAGGAAAGACCAAAACACGACTCATCCCTGCCTTGGGTAGTGTAGGGGCTGCCAATTTACAACGGCAGATGACGGAGCATACCATATTTCAGGTTCAAGAATTGCAAAAAACTAGGGCGATATCTTGGGAAGTGCGGTTTGCGGGCGGTAACTCGCAACTGATGCAAGATTGGCTGGGGTCAGATTTAGTTTACCACACTCAAGGTGAGGGTGATCTAGGTGCGCGGATGGTGCGATCACTTGCTTGTGCCTTTCAATCTGGTGCAGAACAAGTGATAATCATTGGCATAGATTGTCCTGGGATAAATGCCCAGATACTTACCCAAGCCTTTGAGGTGCTAAAAACTTGTGATTTGACACTGGGACCAGCCATTGACGGTGGTTATTACTTGATTGGTTTGTGTCGTCTGATTCCAGAATTATTCGTTAATATCGATTGGGGAACATCTCAAGTGTTACAGCAATCTGTGGATATTGCTGAACAGATGAAAATGTCACTTGGGTACTTACCGCCTTTAGCTGATGTAGATATTCCAGAGGATTTACCCATTTGGGAACAGAGTCTCCAGTATAAAAGCGGAAATATGAGGTAAACAAATTCCATGTATCTGTTTGTTTCTTCTTCAGATTCTTTGACTGCTGACTTCCACCCTAGACTCGTATCTTCGATTACCCAGTGTTTTCTGAAGACAGTCACCAAAACAAATGTTACCTTAGAGGACGTTTGAAATCCAGTTGAATAAATGCCATCTAAGTATATACTTGCCTAATACATTTGTAGAACAGCTAAGTTCATCAAATAAGTTTCATACAACGGTTATAAGAACAAGATTCAAGTAACTTTAAATAGGACAATCACTCTGATACACTACAAATTAGAAAAACTATGACTAATCGCTTTGCGTCTGGAAACGCTGCCCTGACACTCAAGGTAGTGGGGATCATATTAATGATGTCCTTTGTACTAGACTTTTTAATTCTGATGTTTCCCTTCCAACCAACAGATAGGGGATGGCAAATAAATTTAGCTACAGCAATAGTTGACAGAGGCATTGTGCCTTTGGTAGGGATAGGAATGCTATTCGTGGGCTATTGGATTGATGGTGTTACTGATAGCGATCGCCCAATAAGTCTAGATATCAGATTTCCCGTGCTGGTATTCTCCAGTGTTTTAGGGTTAATTTTCCTGCTAATTTTTCCCTTGCACTTAAATAACGTCCGACAAGCTAGCACTCAAAACGTCGAGCAAATCCGCCAAGATGCCGAACAAGCAGAAAATCAACTGCAAAATCAGTTATCCCAATTCCAAGCCCAAATCAACAACGAGCAAGGAAAGGCTCAACTAGAACAGCTGCGAAACCAAGCCAGAAATCAGTTTACCGAGCTGCTCAAAAATGAGGAAACCTATAAACAGGCACTGAATAACCCCCAACTGCCCGCAGCCCAAAAAGAATTACTCAAGAAATTTAAAGAAAATCCCCAAGAACTGGAGAAGTTTATCGCCCAGCAAACAGATCCTCAAGCACAAGCCACTCAAAGACTCACCCAAATTCGCCAACGTCGGGAACAAGCGCAAAAACAAGCCAAAGACGTAGCTTGGAAGTCGGGACTGCGAATTGGTATTAGTAGTTTGCTCTTATCCATTGGTTACATGATCATTGGCTGGACAGGATTACGATCTATGGGTGTTTTACAAGGTAGCAAACGTAAAGTAGCCGCCCGCTAATTCAAGATCAATAAACTCAAGGTTTGTAGTGAGGACTTAAGTCCTCACTATTTCCTGTATTTGAGACTAGGTGGTAAGCTGATCCTAGAGAAAAATACAGCCCTAACGAGAGACTTATTTAGCAATTAAAAAATTACTCTAAAAACTCATAAATGTTTTCAATTTACATACTGACATATAACGAAGAGCTAGATATTGCTGCTTGTATAGAGTCCGCCATGCTATCTGATGACATCATAGTGGTAGACTCATGCAGTAGCGATCGCACTATAGAAATTGCCAGTCGCTATCCTGTTCGCACCGTCCAACACGCCTTTGAAAGCCACGGTCGTCAACGCACCTGGATGTTAGAATCTATTCCCCCCAAACATGAGTGGGTATACATTCTCGAAGCCGACGAACGCATGACACCAGAACTTTTTGCCGAATGCGTACAAGCCACCAAAAACCCCGACTATATAGGCTACTACGTCGCCGAACGGGTAATGTTCATGAATCATTGGATTCGCTACAGCACCCAATATCCCCGCTATCAAATGCGGCTGTTCCGCCACGGTCAAGTCTGGTTTACAGATTATGGTCATACTGAACGCGAAGTATGTAACGGTGCTACCAGCTTCATTAAAGAAACATATCCTCACTACACTTGTGGAAAAGGTTTAAGCCGTTGGATTGAAAAACATAACCGTTATTCTACAGATGAAGCCAAAGAAACCTTGTACCAAATTGAACAAGGCAAAGTCAACTGGCAAGATTTATTCCTAGGTAAAACAGAAATCGAAAGAAGACGAGCCTTAAAAGATTTATCTTTACGTTTACCCGCCAGACCATTTTTGCGCTTTCTCTATATGTATTTTATTTTAAGGGGTTGCCTAGATGGACGCGCCGGGATGGCTTGGTGTACATTACAGGCATTTTACGAATACCTGATATTGCTGAAAGTCTGGGAAATGAAAAATCTGCCGATACCGACTTTAAATCTAGGCTTATCTGACGGTGAACAGACCAAAGCAGAAGCTCATCATCCTGTTTCACAAACAGCAAAAAACTTTGATTCCATTTGAGTCTACCTAACCTATGAGCTTCCTGAAATCCTTGTTTGTAGGGTATGTTGTCGCGTAGCGCAACGCACCATCCCAGATTCTCGGTGCGTTAGGACTTACGCCCATAACACACCCTACCCAAATGAAAGGTTTTTGGACTTGTGTGTAGACCGTAGCTTTATATCTGGGAGGATGTCAATTGCAGAATTGTCAGCAGCTTTTAATGGAGCGAGGTAAGATGAGTAATATGTCAGCAACTTGCAACAAACGTTTACAAGTTTGACACACAAAAGTAACATCCTCAAAGTCAAATCAGCCATAATCTTGGTTAGCTAGTGTTTATACGCACGTCCCTAGAAAAATCCAGTTTTTCTAGCAATAACTACGTATTTTCCGAGCGTTAGCCCATAAGCTGATAATGTTGGGCAGTTGCTTTCGGTATTAAATGCTACGAGCAATTTCTGCTTAATGTGACAAATAGACTGGTATGAATACCAATAACAAAAGTTCCAGTAACCTCAAACAGGAGAATAGGGACTTGGGAATTAATCACCTAAAACAGGATTTAAAGAATGACCTGATTGCAGGTTTGTTGGTAGTAATTCCTTTAGCCACAACTATTTGGCTCACCATTACTATCGCTAATTGGGTAATCAACTTTCTCACCAAAATTCCCAAACAACTCAATCCCTTTGACGGTCTCCAACCTATACTAGTAAATATACTGAATCTAGCCGTGGGACTTGCCGTCCCTCTATTAAGCATTCTTTTCATAGGGTTAATGGCTCGCAATATTGCGGGGCGTTGGTTATTGGATTTTGGTGAGCGAGTATTACAAGCAATTCCCTTAGCTGGACAGGTATACAAAACCCTGAAACAGCTTTTAGCAACCCTACTCAAAGATTCAAACGATAAGTTTCGCCGGGTGATTTTAGTAGAATATCCCAGAAAAGGAATATGGGCGATCGGCTTCGTCACCGGGACGATGAGTAGCGATATTCAAGCTCATCTGCCCCGTACCATGCTGAGTGTTTTCATTCCCAGTACCCCAAATCCCACCACAGGATGGTATGCTATCGTTCCAGAGGATGAGGTAGTCAACCTATCTATGCCCATAGAAGACGCGTTTAAAGTTTTAGTTTCAGGCGGGATCGTCGCTCAGAATAACCCTATACCTGCCCTCGTGATGTCCCAAGAGCGAAATCTAGAAATACCAACCTTAGAAACCAAGCTACCAATTATCCCCGGCGACGAAACTTAAAATCAATCCGGCAAAGTTACCAGTAAATAGATAGTATGATTATCTGACTTTGCCACAATTTCTTTGTTACTCACCTCTAATCATCAGTGCTTAGGCACTCACTTCCATGCAAGAACGAAAACCTCAACAAATTGCTCGTGAATTGGCACTATTAAGTCTGAGCCAGTTGCCAATTAACCCCAAAAAATTGACAGAAGAGCATCTGCCCAAATTAGTCCTAGCCACAGTCCGCACCCTGAGATCAGAAGTGCAAGATACTCTAGATAACGCCACCGGAGAACTGCAACGCAGTAACGATCGCCTCTTAACTAGCCAAACTCGCGCCGCAGACCTGAATACTGCTAGAAACCTCGTCAAAGAGGCCATTGATTACACCCAAACTGCTATCAATCAACTCGGAGCCGCAGTTGAATTTCCCGAATTGATTCAACTAGCAAATCAAGACAAAGAAGTGGGTAGATATGCCATCCAACTGGTGAAATTAGTCAACGAACATCGAGTAAGCATCGATGAAGAAATTTCCTCTGCCTTAGTAGATTGGCAAGTCACTCGCCTAGCCCAAATAGACCGAGATATTTTGCGAATCGCTGTGGGAGAAATGAGGTTTTTCAATCTCCCAGACAGAGTGGCTATCAACGAAGCTGTAGAGTTAGCTAAACGCTACAGTGGAGATGAGGGACATCGGTTTATTAATGGTGTTCTGCGCCGAGTGACAGAACAAAAAGCAGCCGTGTAGTAAGCTGTTCCACATTTAACTTGCATAACTAGGGGGGTCCAGATGCCCACCCCACAAGAGTTTAATCTAATTTAAATATGCAAACTAGATGTTTTTCAGCTGATTTCATCCTGATTTAATAACCTTTCTCAGCGAAGCCAGTTGTTTAGGGTGCTTCCGCCCTGTTGAGCAAACTGGCTTTGTTATGTGAGGATAATCGGTTTTTACCCCAGTAAATAGTTACGGGTTCCATTAAACTTTTAATTAATAACTAATAACTTAAACTCACAACTAATACCTATAGCTGCAATGGTTTTTAATTGGTTCCGCCGTAAATATAACGATTCCTCTGATACCCCGCCTGAACAAAAACAGGCAGAAACTCCTCCAGCACCAGAACCCCAACCAGAGCCAGCCGTAACTTCTACACCTGATTCAACGGCTGATTTATTGGCCTTTGCTAAATCGGCTTATAAGAATATTCAGCAAAAACAACAAACTCTAGAAGTGGAAACGGCTGCTGAAGCAGAGGAAGCACCACCAGAAACACCGGAAGCTGTAGAAACGGCTGCTGAAGCAGAGGAAGCACCACCAGAAACACCCGAAACTGTAGAAACGACTGTTGATGCAGTGGATGTGGAAGCACTACCAGAAACACCAGAAACACCAGAAATTGCAACTGCAAATATAGAAACCGCTTCACCGACGGTAAGTGAAGTCACGCCCACAGCAGCACCAGAGACAGTAGCCGCCATTGAGGAGTCATGGACTACAGACACCGAACCAGCAACTACACTAGAGCCGATAGCACCGAGTAATTTATCCTTTTTAGAACGGGCGGCGGCTGAACGCCAAGCCAAGCAAGAACGGCTGATGGCCAGCGCTATTGAAGTGCCGGAAGCGGAAGTATTACCACCAGT encodes:
- the hpsA gene encoding hormogonium polysaccharide biosynthesis protein HpsA, whose amino-acid sequence is MSQKRRLVKTIKNIFTPISRKLISAIKKKIVWLLRTLFVTKRPPTSANAGFVLPTVAMVSVVVVLLTTAILFRSYDRAQNASNVRVNQAVLSAATPAIDRGRAKLNKLFQDKRLPRATPTDEALYSLLTDNLPEYTFGDETPLTLTEGADTLKTAWRFPIDTDNNGKFDTYTLYGIYFKTPPVSGNQYSRARTPLEARTPPMTQGNLDPTCGDGTSAILVGNTGWIKQNNELRKSFFVYTATVPITSDPQADTTIPAADRDKYEQYQGNKSIAALEYQQDRLQIPPNNNAVVYEDDIILSPGPTFNLNGAIFTNSNFLNSGINGGQITLHQVSANSSCYYEARNAKIFVGGNLALGSPGTAHSTNRTPIVHLFNGKTNAVITKTWERSVINSNSPGDTSYNYLAYQRRIESLVDEQFDNSANSDPSEVRQGIEKRRQDLGLASYTQEESDNIRRQQLEIYFKRRTRRVPYREVAFNATDTAPTPLLQGEGESLRPNDTWIYPTNPNNGTNGTNYTELSLNISNGSLEPKASDPEEIRRNGGREAELGDRVIVGNNLPELWWDNAKQKFVGPGFEDTQAISNVEWDQPTDTEETRDRRTTVQTLADVGSTGRDGEWELDAARVPGDPTEPVGGLRVVTGAGIYLHREGTPSRFVTEITNIWPDTNPVPQVPAPVTQLQGREEVDGRLIKPGSIRPYWMYSGLITDPNKDPSLITYKWREFVDDPETDDKDEQVNTPYLQMRATAVYHYKQDGYNAQNPRPIACVSSFYVPTNIITARNQDSFNGYLLPTAVDIQNDANGLSNNGIVYPPPPRLEDTNYRRLLEYESQLRYPPEPGVLPANARLIDDGLLARALAKAAANRTLSEQSAIDAQICAIEIRYNTAFQPVITTPPIPHGAIRETTFLAHREIKQNSKPGTTTPEIYDLPIRDRQMIETRATVLDLDQLRQKRIGGANPAQEYLLPNSGLIYATRDDALPDQSNNTPSLSPLDYRLDPTRRPNAIMLVNGRKLWREETYRDAEKGLILATNLPAYIKGDFNRHGDFGTGLQQEFTQTLNDNWSNFYGRSTLNPNFACRRGDPRLPDCTVGDEWRPATVLADVVTLLSGTFQDGFRDQGDFDWSDQSEWVDTTVGPDERFSFIPSGIRDQFSEVNNFVTQANWADFDTRQPRYFSSYLNNFVTPINLRATPGSYLTEVCPLSNISNGRGTTRAGVDVDVAVYCSQPLNWTIQTSCGQGGGNTFWNGQIVGRNGDPGNSRLKTGYIFDDPATFGNTNGNECFDNDAPRRIAFLRDETTGAINSPLQVLGVRNDNRRIDIFDFPNSGNNIMPAPNNYSMPWLAPTITNGQITALEPILQLRHPFATPANPGNNDDVTSNRNGNWLQPANNPAITNTLINPNPSESTFNLIVAAGDTPSRAGGTAEDNGGLHNFVRFMEHWHHRNPQVITRISGAFMQVKKSAYATGSFTTAFSNGTNGELNYRVGINGGRGTGYIPPVRGWGYDVALLSQSPDLFAQKLVITPPDLPDEYFREVGRDDPWVATLLCAKKTADNLLAIPTNTQCQ
- the hpsB gene encoding hormogonium polysaccharide secretion pseudopilin HpsB, with the protein product MIKSQPQAKSSSSSDSGFTIIESLLGVIVVAILLAAISPVLVMSTATRVQSRRMEKATQATNTLIDGLRTGLIQAPGSYNAANKIELPAVNADQPRALGENLITLTTMPIPTNTTNLYLFKKDDSICHTSEADCNLQSPSEEFYIQARQIIVDDNGALPNPNKGYRLVMRLYRGDVDFTRPLLASSNAGNNTASVVSEGLGNRQAPLIERTVDIANIATSFQDLCQRLGIARDSAGNNQNCE
- the hpsC gene encoding hormogonium polysaccharide secretion pseudopilin HpsC, whose amino-acid sequence is MLKFLLRSQIKSSKVMQKPGGFTLIELLVAALIASIIITPLLGFMVSVMRTDRQEQAKANSEQEIQTALNYISRELKQAVYIYDADGVEAIRDQLPYADDNQKSPVLVFWKRDLVREVIAAATGDRDDAFVYSLVAYYLIKDSTASPTWSNASRIARWQIQDGVIARTGGVSCDGYDTEIKYITGNCPNEGFASFTQQLEEVGSLEQAMNQWQKNPDRPYNLNFNKLTVLTDYIDQTPILTGSPNCPADFTSPPVTPGNITGFYACVDVENVTAQVFIRGNALARLESNPNNINYSAANSSYFPKTSVRTQGRGFIFR